The Aspergillus fumigatus Af293 chromosome 3, whole genome shotgun sequence region GCTTGCCGCAGCATTGGAGTATCCTTGTTCTTGTGAGATACGGCGACGGTCAACATGACACTGGATAAGCGCAAACTCGGCGGCGCTTATGATATCGAATAGAGTGCAAAACGAGGTTAGATAATCCGCCTTGTCTGCGACAATACCCGTCAACAAATCTGTCATAAGGGTTTCGGGGGCTATCGAAAAGGGATACTGTCGTCAAATCAGCCTCGTATCACGAGCCATGAGAAGGGCGACACAAACCAGTCCTGACGCGaaagatggaagagatgtATTATTGGAGATTAGCAGAGCGCTCTGCTTTTTTGCCAGCTCTGGAGAACCAATTTGATCTATCGCTCGTGGTAATAAGTCCATGATCAGATAGCTTTCTGCACTTGATAGATCTGGATGGTGCCATGCTGCCCTCATCGCCCGCTCCAGGTTGAATCTCAGATCCGGTGGAATGGCATCACCACGCAACAGAAGCAGTCGGACCCCGCCAAGCAGAACTTGCGCAATGAAATGACGATGCCGAGCCAGGTCGGGAGGAGCGGGGGTATTAGATGGGAATAAGTCTGACTTGACCCGAATCAAGTACATAAGAGTTGAGAAAACCGCTTCCGAAGGCAAGAGGTACGGCAAAAAGTAAGGATGACAATCGTGCACATTGGTCAAGCCCTGCAGATAAGCTCGCTGTAAGTcgaagatggccttgatcCAAAGCACAGGTCGTATAAGCGGTTCGATTCGAGAGGCATCATCTTGCATCTGAAATACAGCCAGCTCTGCCGCATGTTCGCCGATGATCTCCCGTAGGATGTTGCCTACATCACGGCGACCGAGTTGTTCCCACACAGCTGCCACGAGCGGATGTGACATGGAGAAGGCGGGGTTGACAGCCCTGCGGGACTTGGATGCAAGACGGATTTATCGCATCAAAAGCGTTTTTGTCAATAGTTATTGCAATTTGAATGAGGACAATACCCCTATTATTGATGGCGAGCTCCAATGGAATTTATCGCgtagatggagatggagaaaatgCCCATTGCTAAATTCTTGACAGGCGATGACAGCAAACCGAGACCAATGTCATTCTGTGGAAGATCTGGAGGGGGGTTTTGCTGAAGCGTTTTGTTTCCCGCTGATGCGAGGCTGCGTTGGTGTCTTACACTGCTGATATTGCCTGGCCAGTCAGGATCCCTGCTGTTTGCGCCTGGAGAATCTTCTGCATCGCGGCTCACAACCAACCAGAAGAATTCGCTTCAACTACTGGATGATCATCGGCGCCCTCTCCGAAAGTGTGGTTAATCCCCAAGGTCGTTCAGTTTAACGTGGCACAAATGGCAGAGAAGGGCAAAGGTATCCGCCGTCTGCAGGGATGCAGATAAGAAACTAGACGTTGCACTATTGACAGACTAAGAAATTTTCTAATCCGAATTGAAGAACTCTACTGAAAATGGAGCACGCTTGCAGAGTTATACTCTCAACCCAACGAGGTGAAGTCGCCTAAGGATACGCCGCGAAGTCTTACAGGACCATCCAGGTATCAATCAATCGGCTTAGGAACCCAGATTGCACTACTGCAAGTATTCTCATCCTGCCGAAGATATATATGCCTATCCTTCAAAGTCCTGCATATCACAAGTATTGCAGTAGACGTCCGTCTCAACGTTTTGATGGGCCGTGCCATACTTTAATACCTACTCGATAGGGTCTACCATGGCTATTCCGCACCAGATCCGACCCTCTTCACTTGAGTCCCTCTATGAGTTATGCTCACCGAATACAGCCAAAGTTGCGCTGCACCATCGTTCTCTGTTCTATATCAAGATTAAACATTTAGTTGGGTCACCCAGACGGAAAATATGCTTACTTCCTGCCTGAGACAAAGACCTGCATTCCTCTTGGTCTTGATATTACCTGAATTCTCCGTAGTCCCCGACCAATTAAGGGATTCCTGCTGTGATTGCATGAACGGGCACCATGTCGCCATGAGATATGTTAGTCTTCTGATCGCTGAAAATGTCAGAGCTACCAACTGGTATAAGTAAGGAGTCTTCAAGCTGTTTGTCAAAAATCTTTTGCATTTTCAGCCTCGTGCCTCTACATAAAACTATGCTGTCAGGTGTACGGATAAGGGAATAAGAAAGAAGACGATCTTTTGTATTCACTGCTGATGGTCCAATAACTAAATAGCAACTTCCTGTCACTTCCCCATTGTTCGAAGGAGATGATTAAATGTCCAGGAGGCTGACTTCTCAGATACCGTGAATCAGGTATGTACGTTGTTGCTGGTGGTGCCTTTTGATAGGTGGGCGATCATCTGCCAAATTGAGACTAGCGGGATAAACAAGTCCACTTGTCCACGGAACAAGAAAAGCAATAATCTGCACGGAGTAATCCACTTCAACCGCGGCTCAGCCATTCATTTGATGAACTATGACTGGCGAGAACCAGGTTATCCCTTGCTTCCCGATTGCCCAATTTGGTCAACCATAGAAAGCTCCATAGGGATGAGAATGAAAAGCTTACGCTCCTACCCGGCATCGATACACTGCCCTGAGTTTAACGGCCTCAAATGTCTGCCTCAAACGCCCGAGCTCTGACGATGGCGTTCTCAGCTCCAGGCTAAGTAAGTCCTTTAAGTTTTCAACTCTCATGTCTCTGATTATGAGGAGAAAGAAGTCATCGCACCCCACTAGGCAGGCTAATGCAgggtcttctccaggaaagGCGCAGACTGACAACCGCGCTTCTGCTGTCATTCTGCTCGTGCAAATACTGGCCAACAAGTAGTCACATTCCCTGCCTTGGTGACGTGATGGCTGGATTTTCGCATGCCCCTTCTCCCTTGGGACCCCTGAAATAAGCGATTGGCCATCGGAGCTCACCAAGTCGTACAGCACAAGGATGTACTGTTTACACAAACGGGTTTGCGACCGGCGTACACATGGACCGCGAGCCACGGTTCCAAGACGACCCTTATATTGGTCACTTGCAGCCATTGTTTATATGCTACTCCACAGGAAACGGGGATACTGACGTCCCCACATCTTTAAGTGACAGATAAAGCGGAGTCGCCGTCTGTCTATTGCCGTGATCTCATCGCTATATTGCCCTCTGGATGCGCGATTCCGTATCGTGTAGCTCACATGGCTCCATTCACGTTTCTGGTAGGGATACTATCCCTCTGTATTTGCTGCATTGTTCTTGGTGCAGCTGCAGAGCCCAGCTACGCGGTCGTTGAGCAGCTCAGAAATGTTCCCGACGGCTGGATAAAGCACGATGCAGCGCCAGCGTCTGAATTGATCAGATTTCGGCTGGCTATGAACCAGGAAAGAGCCGCTGAATTCGAGCGAAGGGTCATTGACATGTCAACGCCGGGTCACTCGAGCTATGGACAACATATGAAGCGTGACGATGTCAGGGAATTTCTGCGTCCTCCCGAGGAGGTTTCAGACAAAGTCCTTTCCTGGCTGAGATCAGAGAATGTTCCTGCTGGCTCGATTGAAAGTCATGGCAACTGGGTCACTTTCACTGTCCCGGTATCACAGGCGGAACGTATGCTAAGAACACGCTTTTACGCCTTCCAGCACGTGGAGACAAGTACGACACAAGTCAGAACGCTTGCGTATTCCGTTCCACATGACGTCCACCGCTATATTCAGATGATCCAGCCAACGACTCGCTTTGGACAACCTGCCCGGCATGAACGGCAACCACTTTTCCACGGGACTGTTGCTACCAAGGAAGAGCTGGCGGCGAATTGCTCCACAACCATAACGCCGAACTGCCTTCGCGAATTGTACGGGATTTATGATACCAGAGCCGAACCCGATCCCCGCAACAGACTGGGAGTTTCCGGGTTCCTAGATCAGTACGCACGTTACGACGACTTTGAAAATTTTATGAGATTGTATGCAACCAGTAGGACAGACGTCAACTTCACTGTGGTCTCGATAAATGACGGTCTCAATCTGCAGGACTCGTCCCTGAGCAGTACCGAAGCCAGCCTAGACGTCCAGTATGCCTATTCTTTGGCGTATAAAGCGCTTGGAACCTACTATACAACGGGTGGCCGAGGACCGGTTGTGCCTGAGGAAGGTCAGGATACGAACGTGTCGACCAATGAGCCTTACTTAGATCAACTTCattatcttcttgatcttccagaTGAAGAGCTTCCCGCCGTTCTTTCAACCTCGTATGGTGAAGATGAGCAAAGCGTCCCTGAATCATACTCAAATGCAACATGCAATCTGTTCGCGCAGCTTGGCGCACGCGGCGTGTCGatcatcttcagcagcggTGACTCAGGCGTTGGTTCAACATGCATAACTAACGATGGAACCAAGACAACTCGATTCTTGCCTGTCTTCCCAGCGTCCTGCCCATTTGTTACTGCTGTCGGCGGTACTCACGATATCCAACCCGAGAAAGCAATTAGCTTCTCTAGCGGAGGCTTTTCAGATCACTTTCCACGTCCCTCCTATCAGGATTCAAGCGTTCAAGGCTACCTAGAGCAGCTTGGAAGCAGATGGAACGGGTTATACAACCCGAGCGGGAGAGGTTTCCCTGACGTCGCCGCTCAGGCCACTAACTTTGTCGTCATTGATCACGGGCAAACGTTGAGGGTAGGCGGCACAAGGTCTGTTGTTTAATGAATGTCACTCTCAGAAAGTCGCGCTAACCGTCGTTGTAGTGCATCTGCGCCTGTATTTGCAGCCATAGTCTCGCGATTAAATGCTGCTCGACTTGAGGATGGTTTGCTAAAACTGGGGTTCTTAAATCCATGGCTCTATTCCCTCAACCAGACAGGATTCACAGACATTATTGATGGTGGCTCATCGGGTTGCTATGTTGGCACCAGCAACGAGCAACTGGTTCCCAATGCAAGCTGGAATGCAACGCCAGGATGGGATCCTGTTACCGGGCTTGGGACGCCCATTTATAATACCCTGGTGAAATTGGCCACGAGTGTTTCAAGTACCCCATGAGTTTAACAAAGAGAATTATAAGGCAGTCTAATATTCTGTTAAGTTAGTAGACTATTCCCTTACACCCAAGAGCCCTTGTAAGCATTTTAAGGACCTCCCTGCCTAGCCATCCAGGCTCTCCATGGCTCTCAGATGATATGTGCAGTAAGCGGATATACAATGGGACTGGCAATCGGGGTTAACAGAAGGCACGTCAAAGTTGAACGAAGATGCCCTCCAAAAGTGTCAACTGTCCAGAAGATACGTCAGATCACGTGACACCATTGACCGCCCGCCAAGACAATACTgtcgctggagaagctcaTGGGAGCTGACAGCACCATCAACCAAGTCTCCGTCTACACCCTCCAACTGCTTCTGTCTGtagtctttctttctcttctcaccAGTCTTTGAACAACCTTGAATAGAATCTTCACCTGTTGTCACAGAGAATATTAAGAAGACGTCGCTATCATGGCACACAGCGTCGACCTCCGGTCCCTCGTTTCAGAGCTCCATAATGCTCTCAACCGCAAGCAGCTCGATGCTGCAAACAACCTCCTCAGCCAAGCAAAGCgaacccttcttcttcagaatgCGCTGATACCAACACCTTCTACACCATCTGACCTCATTGCGCTCGCTCGTGAAGTTCTGGAACTAGGAGCCCTTGCATCCATCCGGCAGACCGACGCACAAGGCTTCACGAGATATtaccagcagctgcagcccTTTTACGACCTTGAGAGGGATGGCGCGGGCTCAGTAAAGGTGGATACTAAGTCTAGCCAGCGCAGCAAGATTACAGGCTTGTATCTGATGCTTTTGCTGAGCATGGGTGATAGCACTAGTTTCCACACCGTGTTGGAAGGCCTGGTTGAGGAGGCGAGTCTACAGGGCAAGCGCGTGGAGGATGATCTGTACATCAAATACCCTGTTGATCTGGAGCGGAGCTTGATGGAGGGAAGTTATGACAAGGTGTGGAGGGAGACTAACTCGGAGAGAGTGCCCTCGGAGGACTTTGCTCTGTTTTCCAACGTGAGTTCAGCCCTTTTCCGTTGTattctttgcttttgctctgCTGTTGAGATCCCCCTGATGACTCTGTGATCAAATAGGTCCTTGTTGGAACCATCCGGAGTGAAATCGCGGACTGCTCCGAGAAAGCATACCCTTCGCTTCCCATTTCCAACGCCAAGaatcttctgtttcttgacTCCGAGGGAGCTGTTATTGAGTTCGCTCAGCAACGAGGGTGGGTTCTCCGTGACGGCCGGATATACTTCCCAGTCGAGCCCGAGGCCGCAGCCCGGTCTGAGAAGGATATTCTGGTGGCAAGCAGCACGGTCATCGAGAACACGATAGGCTACGCTCGCGAGCTGGAGACGATTGTCTAGTGGGTCACCACATCTATGCGATGACTATCGTGTGCCTTTTTTGAGTCTTTTCTGGGTTCGGGATGGGGTTGTATCAGTATACCTCGTTTTGCATGATGAATTATGTTCGAGCGTTATCTTATCATGACAAATAAATTCCATTATTTTACCCCTCTGACTGACTTGGAGGTTGTTCCGTCTGTAGATCTACTCTCCATATACAGACTCTCCGATCGTAGAAACTGCTGGAAACACAAACCAGCTCCGATatatccttgccttccaagTCGTATCCCCCCTCCGCTTTCCACACATCAGACGCATAATTCATGCTCTCATGCTCCGTAAACTGTGCTAGCACATCGATACTCCACCCGGATTCAGAGTCATCTGCCCTCTGCGGCCTCCACGTCACCGCCGCCACCCTTGTCCCAGCATGCATACAGCTAGCTAGGATCAGAAACCTCCACCCTTCGCCCTCCGTCTCCGAGGCAGGCCATTTCTCCGTCTTCAGCAGCTGTAGTCTCCAGACACCGCCCCCAAGCGATTCTTCAGCGAGTACCTGGCCCCTACGTGTGGCGTGGTAGACACGCAGATACTCATCATAGCTACCAGTAAGCAGCAAGGGAGCGCCTTCATGGAGcggaagaggcagaggaaGGATACTCGTTACTCCAGCCGTATGATGCCGGGCACGGTCGTCATAGTCGAGGACGAGGGGTCCTAGCGGCTCTTCGCCTTCTACCGCTGCTCGCACACTGAATTGGCGTGTATGCAGCGAGCCGAAATCATTCCCTGTGAAGAGGTGGGGAATAGCGCGTTCCTCAGGTGACGAAAGATCTCGAAGTGGCGCCAGAGCCACAAACCATACTTCGATGGGCTGGGTGGCTTCGAATGCCCCCTGTTCGGTAATATTGGATTGCTCTGTTAGCGCTGCCTCTTTCTTGTTGGCGGAGACGGTGCCATAGACGCTCGTCCGGCCGTCGGAGAAGGTGACGGCGAACCCGTCTTGCTCGGGCTGCGGAAACCAGTTCCGAGGAGCCCAGGCTAGGAATAGAGCTGGGGTTGAAGGATCCTCGTGGACGGGTAAGGTCCATAGATGACTGATGGTGGGTTCGGGGTCGGTTGAGAATTTGAAAAGGGCCACGGATGCGGCGCTTGTAGCAATGGCGAGAATGCTTGGATCTCGCGGATGGAAGTGAAGATCAAAGACGGCATATGGCAGTGCTAGCCTTTGGATGAGAGAGCTGAGCGTTTTGTATAGACTATCGGTTAGCCTGGAACTCGGGAGGAAGATAGTACAGATCTCACAGTTCATTGCTCAGCGGACTGAGGTTCCATAACTGGAGGCTTCCGGTCTTCGTCTGTTGCACGTTTCCATCGCTGTCCTTATTCTCGGATAGCAGGTAGGTGCCTATAATGAAGTTGTTTGGTGCTGAAGGGCAGAATTGAAGACAGCTTGGTGGTTGGTCGAGGAAGATGGTCGCTGCAGACGCAGGATGCTGAGGAATTGACATCCCCTCGAGTTATTATATGCTTCACTTTTAATTTTGCTACTTCTGAACGCCCATACAAGTTTTTTCCAGCTTTTCTCGCAGAATGTGTTTACAGACCGACGATGAGGGCATAAGTGTGGGCGGTGAAAATATGAGGATCGTTGATAGCATACTGCCTTGTTTGTCtctatctacctctctaGACAACTTTGGATATGGTCCCATTCTGGCAAACGAGGAAATTATCCAGCTTCGGCCATTATGGATACGAGACGATCACTTATCCCAGTCGATGACATCCATgtttttttttgcttttttttgGTTGATTTACCCCGCACTGAAGCCTGATTTTACATCCTCTAATTATTAATCCTGATGGCCATCTGCCTTGACGATCTTCGGGCAAATGTCATTGTAATCATAATGTAGAATCTCAGATGAATCATAGCTACCTTCTACATCAACAACTATCATCATGTCAGTCCCATTTAGCCAGTTTCCTTCAACCGCAACCATTGTCCCAGCTCCTTTTCAAGTAGCCGTCCCCGATGAGCAGATAGCCGAGCTGAAGACCCTGGTGAAGCTCGCTAAGATAGCTCCACCTACACTTGAGAATCAGCAACAGGACCGTCGATATGGTGTCACATCCGACTGGCTGACGACCATGCGAGAGAAATGGTTGAACGACTACGACTGGAGAGTTACCGAGGCCCGTATCAATAGCTTCCCTCAGTTCACAACAAGGATCGAGGACATATCGCTGCACTTCGCAGCTTTGTTCTCGGAAAAGAGAGACGCAGTTCCTGTGATACTCCTTCATGGATGGCCTGGTAAAACTCTATTGCCCTCAATTATTTCGTCCGTGCTTATAGAAAAACCATAGGGAGCTTTCTGGAGTTCCTTCCCATGCTTCAACTGTTCAAGGAGGAATACACTCCCACCACATTGCCGTATCACTTAATTGTGCCTTCGCTTCCCGGATATGGGTTCTCGTCTAGCCCACCCTTGGACAAGGAGTATAAGAGCCATGACGTGGCACGAGTGATGGACCAGTTAATGAAAGGACTCGGTTTCGGAGGCGGCTATGTTGCTCAGGGAGGCGATATCGGAAGCCGCATCTCGAGGGTGCTGGCAGTGGATTTCGAAAGTTGTAAAGGTGGGTGCAATTCCGTGCCTTCAATTGCAATACATACTGACGATCTATAGCGGCTCACCGTGAGTTTATTTCTTCTGTGTCTGTCTGAGGTGGTGCCAACAAGTAACAGTAAACTTCTGTACCATCCCACGCCCAGAGGCCTGCTCAGATGACAGCCTATCTGCTTCTGAGAGACGTGGGGTCGAGAGGCTGAACGCCTTCCTAACGACTGGGCTAGCATATGCAATTGAACAAGGCACAAAACCAAGCACCATAGGTCTTGTCCTGTCTACCAACCCCATGGCTCTGCTGGCGTGGTAAGCATAATGATATTCAAAACCGCAAAGCACCCCATTAAATCGCCTGACTAGGGTTGGAGAGAAATTCCTCGATTGGGTGGACGAGCCTCTACCTTTAGAGACCATCCTTGATTTCGTCTCTCTGTATTGGTTTACGGAGACATATCCGCGGGCCATTTACTTTTACCGCGAGGTCTGGGTCCCGATTTCATGAACCTGCAGGGATGCTAATGAAGAGGTCAAACAGGACTTTCCTCACAGAAAGTTCTCCTCCGAACTGAGTACACGGTGGTTCATACACAAACCATTTGGATATTCCTATTTTCCCATGGAACTTTATCCGGCTCCTAGATCCTGGGTGGCCACAACAGGAAAtctgatcttcttcagagatcacCAAAAGGTATGAACCTTGGTTTCCATTTAAATCCATACCACTGACTTTCTCATTGAGGGCGGTCATTTTGCGGCGCTTGAGCGACCCCAAGTCCTGAAAGCGGACTTGACAGGTTTCATTGAGCAAATTTGGCCAAGCATTGCAGCGGTGGAGTAATAGCCAGAGCTCATTCATGTTGAGAGCAGACGCAAGCCTGAGGCGATTTGCTTCAATTGACTTTTATGAGCAAGCGGCAGCATACTGTCACCTGTTTCCAATGTATATCAATGAACATACAGCATCCTATGAGCCGACTAGGTAGGCAGACATAGTAGATAGGAACATCCACTACGTCCAACATGATGCCGCTTAGCCTCGTATGCTCTGGCTGAAAGTGACAGAAGAATGCAGACAAAGGCAGGTGTCCAACTCCACAAGTCATCTTGTCTTTCGAGAGCATAAAATTGAATGCTTGTTTATTGGGTAAATCCTTGACATTCTGATGGCCACTCTTGTGGATGCCAAACGTCGTGTCTGATCTCGATGTCGTGATCTGCGTGCCTATTGAGTCCTGGTACGGGCAGGGAGCTGAATGTGCCATTCGATACCACGGCGCCACTCTTAGTTGACGAAGCGATAGCAGTAAAGCGTCATTGcgttcatcatcttccagatTTCGAGCCACTCATCCGTTGTGCTACTAGGCTGAAGACGGCGACAGAGGAGAtaaagaggatgaggttgtaGAACTGCAATTCTCTTCAGCACGAAATCTTGCACTGCATACGATAGATGAGAGCATACAGCTGTCCTTGAGTACTCATTCTCTTCAGCCTCTGTCCTTGCCTCGACAAACAAGCGTCGCAGATTAGGGAGGTTTGCCTAGTAATGAAAATGAATAATTGGTATCCATCATGACAGGCCAGGACTTACCATGACAACAAATTCCAACTCAACAAATGTGCTGGTTATAACGGCGTCAATAATCAAAGAATCCTGGTAGAGTAATGGACCTGAAGTGGACCGGACGGAGTGGGATGGATTGGTGGTGGCTCCGGTTTGGGGAAATCATGAGCCGCGTTTTGTGGACAACTTTTGGGCCCGTGACAATTGACCTAGACCAGACCAGACCTTTTGCTTTCCTTAACCCCATCAGCACCCTTTGAGGGAGACGGATTGCTCCCTACTTTCCTACCTTTTCCATATTCTCTATCAAATTGAGACTGATCTGGGAAACGTGATGCCGGTCTCGTTTTAAGTGTTGCACCGTCACGTCCCCTCAAGTCGAACTGGTCCCTGAAGCTTCGCCGCCGAATTCCCCGCAGTGGTCCGCAACGAAGCACTACTTCTCACCTACGATAGAAATATTGTTTGCGGAGGCGCGACCTAGTCGTCGCTGAAGCTGTCGTGCCCTCAAAATGGCGATGAGTAGGATCCGCGGCGCTTTTGCAGTGCCTAGAAAAGGAGAAACGTTTGAATTGCGAGCTGGTCTTGTGTACGGAGTTCCTCCACCCTACGTAAGTTTCATTTAGTGGACTGTGTCGCTGACAGGAAGAATAGATCTCAGTATGCGTACGAACGGTATGTGGAATGCTTTTGTTTTCTCTCGGAGCTGTTTTGACCATTTACTTCTTGCGCCGCCGAATGTGAGTGCGTTCTAACTCTGTTCCAGGAAAGAAGCCATTCAAAAGACCATCATGGCTATGACACTGGGAAAGGATGTCTCTGCTCTTTTCCCTGACGTTCTCAAGAATATTGCGACGAGCGATCTtgaacagaagaagcttgtATATCTATATCTCATGTGAGTGTTCCTGAATCTACTCGGTGGTGGCTCCGTTCGCTGATGCCATGCTTCAACTAGGAATTACGCCAAATCTCACCCGGATCTTTGCATTCTCGCCGTGAATACATTTGTACAGGACTCTGAAGACCCCAATCCATTGATTAGGGCACTGGCTATCAGAACAATGGGATGTATTCGGGTGGATAAAATGGTCGACTACATGGAGGAACCGCTCCGCAAGACACTCCGGGACGAATCACCGTATGTCCGAAAGACTGCTGCGATCTGTGTGGCGAAGCTATTCGACTTGAATCCTTCATTGTGTTTGGAAAATGGTTTCCTTGAGATGCTGCAGGAAATGATCGGCGATCCAAATCCTATGGTGGTCGCGAACTCGGTGACCGCGCTTTCAGAAATCCATCATGCCGCTCCTGAGACCCGAGCTCTTCAAGTGACATCTAACGTACTGCGcaagttgttgatggccttgaaTGAATGTACCGAGTGGGGTCGGGTCACAATCCTGACAACTCTGGCAGAATACAAAACCAGTGATGTGACGGAATCAGAGCATATTTGCGAGCGAGTCGCGCCACAATTCCAACACGCCAATCCAAGTGTAGTACTTGCAGCGGTCAAGGTCGTTTTCCTGCACATGAAGAACATCAAGCAGGAGTTATCCAGCAACtacttgaagaagatggcgccCCCTCTAGGTATTTCTCTTGAGCCCACTTGTCATCCCGAAAGCATGGCACGCTGATATCTATATAGTGACTCTGGTGTCCTCCGCTCCGGAAGTGCAATATGTCGCATTACGAAACATCGATTTGTTGTTGCAGAAGCAGCCCGATATTCTGAACAAAGAGCTGCGGGTTTTCTTCTGCAAGTACAATGACCCTCCCTATGTTAAGTTCCAGAAACTGGAAATTATGGTCCGCATAGCCAACGACCGCAACGTCGATCAGCTCCTCGCAGAACTGCGGGAGTACGCATTGGAAGTCGACATGGATTTCGTGCGGCGCGCCGTGAGAGCAATAGGCCAGGTTGCCATCAAGATCGAGAGTTCATGCGAGAAGTGTGTAAACACATTATTGGATTTGATCAACACCAAAGTGAACTACGTCGTACAGGAGGCTATTGtcgtcatcaaagacatTTTCCGAAAATACCCTGGATACGAAGGCATCATCCCTACTCTCTGCAAATGCATTGATGAGTTGGATGAACCAAATGCCCGTGCCGCGCTCATATGGATCGTGGGAGAATATGCGGAGAAGATTAGCAATGCTGGCGATATCCTGGCCGGGTTTGTGGAAGGGTTCAACGAAGAATTCTCACAGGTCTGGTTGCTGCGCTCGACTTGTGTATGCCAAGGctaatttttttttatcaGACCCAGCTTCAGATTCTTACTGCTGTCGTAAAGCTATTCTTGAAGCGGCCCGAGAAGGCTCAAGGACTGGTTCAGAAAGTTCTCCAGGCGGCAACGGCTGAGAATGATAACCCCGATGTCCGTGACCGAGCCTACGTTTACTGGCGTCTTCTCTCCAATACAAGCGATCCCAATGCTACGAAGAACATTGTTCTTTCCCAAAAGCCTCCTA contains the following coding sequences:
- the sedC gene encoding S53 family peptidase, with translation MAPFTFLVGILSLCICCIVLGAAAEPSYAVVEQLRNVPDGWIKHDAAPASELIRFRLAMNQERAAEFERRVIDMSTPGHSSYGQHMKRDDVREFLRPPEEVSDKVLSWLRSENVPAGSIESHGNWVTFTVPVSQAERMLRTRFYAFQHVETSTTQVRTLAYSVPHDVHRYIQMIQPTTRFGQPARHERQPLFHGTVATKEELAANCSTTITPNCLRELYGIYDTRAEPDPRNRLGVSGFLDQYARYDDFENFMRLYATSRTDVNFTVVSINDGLNLQDSSLSSTEASLDVQYAYSLAYKALGTYYTTGGRGPVVPEEGQDTNVSTNEPYLDQLHYLLDLPDEELPAVLSTSYGEDEQSVPESYSNATCNLFAQLGARGVSIIFSSGDSGVGSTCITNDGTKTTRFLPVFPASCPFVTAVGGTHDIQPEKAISFSSGGFSDHFPRPSYQDSSVQGYLEQLGSRWNGLYNPSGRGFPDVAAQATNFVVIDHGQTLRVGGTSASAPVFAAIVSRLNAARLEDGLLKLGFLNPWLYSLNQTGFTDIIDGGSSGCYVGTSNEQLVPNASWNATPGWDPVTGLGTPIYNTLVKLATSVSSTP
- the rpnL gene encoding proteasome regulatory particle lid subunit rpnL; its protein translation is MAHSVDLRSLVSELHNALNRKQLDAANNLLSQAKRTLLLQNALIPTPSTPSDLIALAREVLELGALASIRQTDAQGFTRYYQQLQPFYDLERDGAGSVKVDTKSSQRSKITGLYLMLLLSMGDSTSFHTVLEGLVEEASLQGKRVEDDLYIKYPVDLERSLMEGSYDKVWRETNSERVPSEDFALFSNVLVGTIRSEIADCSEKAYPSLPISNAKNLLFLDSEGAVIEFAQQRGWVLRDGRIYFPVEPEAAARSEKDILVASSTVIENTIGYARELETIV
- a CDS encoding epoxide hydrolase family protein gives rise to the protein MSVPFSQFPSTATIVPAPFQVAVPDEQIAELKTLVKLAKIAPPTLENQQQDRRYGVTSDWLTTMREKWLNDYDWRVTEARINSFPQFTTRIEDISLHFAALFSEKRDAVPVILLHGWPGSFLEFLPMLQLFKEEYTPTTLPYHLIVPSLPGYGFSSSPPLDKEYKSHDVARVMDQLMKGLGFGGGYVAQGGDIGSRISRVLAVDFESCKVNFCTIPRPEACSDDSLSASERRGVERLNAFLTTGLAYAIEQGTKPSTIGLVLSTNPMALLAWVGEKFLDWVDEPLPLETILDFVSLYWFTETYPRAIYFYREFSSELSTRWFIHKPFGYSYFPMELYPAPRSWVATTGNLIFFRDHQKGGHFAALERPQVLKADLTGFIEQIWPSIAAVE
- a CDS encoding putative AP-1 adaptor complex subunit beta → MAMSRIRGAFAVPRKGETFELRAGLVSQYAYERKEAIQKTIMAMTLGKDVSALFPDVLKNIATSDLEQKKLVYLYLMNYAKSHPDLCILAVNTFVQDSEDPNPLIRALAIRTMGCIRVDKMVDYMEEPLRKTLRDESPYVRKTAAICVAKLFDLNPSLCLENGFLEMLQEMIGDPNPMVVANSVTALSEIHHAAPETRALQVTSNVLRKLLMALNECTEWGRVTILTTLAEYKTSDVTESEHICERVAPQFQHANPSVVLAAVKVVFLHMKNIKQELSSNYLKKMAPPLVTLVSSAPEVQYVALRNIDLLLQKQPDILNKELRVFFCKYNDPPYVKFQKLEIMVRIANDRNVDQLLAELREYALEVDMDFVRRAVRAIGQVAIKIESSCEKCVNTLLDLINTKVNYVVQEAIVVIKDIFRKYPGYEGIIPTLCKCIDELDEPNARAALIWIVGEYAEKISNAGDILAGFVEGFNEEFSQTQLQILTAVVKLFLKRPEKAQGLVQKVLQAATAENDNPDVRDRAYVYWRLLSNTSDPNATKNIVLSQKPPIVTTIHSLPPALLEQLIGELSTLASVYHKPPEQFVGQGRFGADAVQRAAIEEQIQNARENPLAAAAAAAAVTGATPPPQAQNNVENLLDIDFDGAAPASTQKEPASGMSGLEGLAGTPVRVESPAVGSPAPAASNNLDDLLGVFGDSGSTSASASTAIPNGGGAAADLMNGFSGLDLSANTGGNQQRKTNEDILSLF